One window of the Oncorhynchus gorbuscha isolate QuinsamMale2020 ecotype Even-year linkage group LG17, OgorEven_v1.0, whole genome shotgun sequence genome contains the following:
- the fam98b gene encoding protein FAM98B produces the protein MERDILDVLEQIGYDGPLQDEETLVKACEGGLSSPEYINLCMWFKSRLTPLCDLEESNTSGYGDTDGLRFEMSGMLKELECPYQGLVSGILQGGLQNKKDHVKLVLFLSSEVQAAQIVKSRLVEDKQHKDRNDLQAICETLKLPEPRGQEVVELFSGIEKKINAVLQELPKDHIGKPVLKNNLDSEQWERLEQINTVLSSQYECRRRLLIKRLDVTVQSFGWSDRAKERVDCMARAYQPKRHSLAQMSSVGMAHLLAAREDICNVVKTSSGSSRKNTACAVNKILMGRVPDRGGRPSEIDAPLPEMPAWQKRQDGGFGGRGGGGRGGGGSWGGGGSWGGGGSWGGGKGGWRGGGGVGGGVGWGHGGKRGRYQY, from the exons ATGGAACGTGATATTTTAGATGTTCTGGAACAAATCGG GTATGACGGACCTCTGCAGGATGAGGAGACGCTTGTCAAAGCATGTGAAGGTGGACTGTCATCACCTGAGTATATCAACCTTTGTATGTGGTTTAAATCCCGTCTGACACCGTTATGTGACCTGGAAGAGAGCAATACATCAGGTTATG GTGATACTGATGGCCTTCGGTTTGAGATGAGTGGTATGCTGAAGGAGTTGGAGTGCCCCTATCAAGGCCTTGTCTCCGGGATTCTACAGGGAGGGCTGCAGAATAAAAAAGACCATGTAAAGCTAGTAT TGTTTTTAAGCTCAGAGGTACAAGCTGCACAGATTGTGAAGAGCCGACTTGTTGAGGACAAACAACACAAAGACCGAAACGATCTCCAGGCAATCTGTGAAACACTGAAGCTCCCAGAGCCAAGAGGGCAGGAAGTAGTAGAGCTGTTCTCCGGGATAGAAAAAAAG ATAAACGCAGTGCTTCAAGAGCTTCCAAAGGATCACATTGGAAAGCCAGTGCTGAAGAACAATCTCGACAGTGAACAGTGG gaaagGCTGGAGCAGATCAACACGGTCCTGTCCTCACAGTATGAGTGTCGGCGGAGGCTGCTGATCAAACGTCTGGACGTCACTGTGCAGTCTTTCGGCTGGTCAGACAGAGCCAAG GAGAGAGTTGACTGTATGGCCAGGGCCTACCAGCCTAAGAGACACTCCCTGGCCCAGATGTCATCTGTGGGCATGGCTCACCTGCTGGCAGCCAGGGAGGACATATGCAACGTGGTGAAGACTAGCAGTGGCTCAAGCAGAAAGAATACTGCCTGTGCCGTCAATAAG ATCCTGATGGGAAGGGTGCCAGATCGCGGTGGTCGGCCCTCTGAGATAGATGCCCCCCTCCCTGAGATGCCAGCCTGGCAGAAGAGACAAGACGGAGGTTTtggtggtcgtggtggtggtggtcgaggaggtggtggtagttggggaggtggtggtagttggggaggtggtggtagttGGGGAGGTGGTAAGGGTGGCTGGCGAGGAGGGGGTGGAGTAGGAGGGGgcgttggttggggtcacggagGAAAGAGAGGACGTTATCAATACTAA